The Pseudomonas allokribbensis genome has a window encoding:
- a CDS encoding DUF1653 domain-containing protein — MPIQPGLYQHYKGPQYRVFSVARHSETEEEVVFYQALYGDYGFWVRPLSMFLESVEVDGEQVPRFALVQAEPSLFSKP; from the coding sequence GTGCCGATACAACCTGGGCTCTACCAACATTACAAAGGTCCGCAGTACCGCGTATTCAGTGTTGCGCGGCATTCCGAGACCGAAGAAGAAGTGGTCTTTTACCAAGCCCTGTATGGCGATTACGGCTTTTGGGTACGTCCCTTGAGCATGTTCCTGGAGTCCGTCGAAGTTGACGGCGAGCAGGTCCCGCGCTTTGCTTTGGTGCAAGCCGAACCAAGCCTTTTTTCGAAGCCATAA
- the fadA gene encoding acetyl-CoA C-acyltransferase FadA, whose translation MSLNPRDVVIVDFGRTPMGRSKGGMHRNTRAEDMSAHLISKLLERNAKVDPAEVEDVIWGCVNQTLEQGWNIARMASLMTQIPHTSAGQTVSRLCGSSMSALHTAAQAIMTGNGDVFVVGGVEHMGHVSMMHGVDPNPHMSLYAAKASGMMGLTAEMLGKMHGITREQQDAFGVRSHQLAHKATVEGKFKDEIIPMQGYDENGFLKTFDYDETIRPETTLESLAALKPAFNPKGGTVTAGTSSQITDGASCMIVMSAQRAQDLGIQPLAVIRSMAVAGVDPAIMGYGPVPATQKALKRAGLGINDIDFFELNEAFAAQALPVLKDLKVLDKMNEKVNLHGGAIALGHPFGCSGARISGTLLNVMKQNGGTFGVATMCIGLGQGISTVFERV comes from the coding sequence ATGAGCTTGAATCCAAGAGACGTCGTGATTGTCGACTTCGGTCGTACTCCGATGGGCCGCTCCAAGGGCGGCATGCACCGCAACACCCGCGCTGAAGACATGTCGGCGCACCTGATCAGCAAACTGCTGGAACGCAACGCCAAGGTCGATCCTGCCGAAGTCGAGGACGTGATCTGGGGCTGTGTGAACCAGACCCTGGAGCAGGGCTGGAACATCGCGCGCATGGCGTCGCTGATGACCCAGATCCCGCACACCTCGGCCGGCCAGACCGTCAGCCGTCTGTGTGGCTCGTCGATGAGCGCGCTGCACACCGCTGCGCAAGCGATCATGACCGGAAACGGTGACGTGTTCGTGGTTGGCGGCGTCGAGCATATGGGTCACGTAAGCATGATGCACGGTGTCGATCCGAACCCGCACATGTCCCTGTACGCGGCGAAAGCCTCGGGAATGATGGGCCTGACTGCTGAAATGCTCGGCAAGATGCACGGCATCACTCGCGAACAGCAGGACGCCTTTGGCGTGCGTTCCCACCAGTTGGCCCACAAGGCAACCGTGGAAGGCAAGTTCAAGGACGAAATCATCCCGATGCAGGGCTATGACGAGAACGGTTTCCTGAAAACCTTCGACTACGACGAAACCATTCGTCCGGAAACCACCCTGGAAAGCCTGGCGGCTCTGAAGCCGGCGTTCAATCCAAAGGGCGGCACCGTGACTGCCGGTACTTCGTCGCAGATCACCGATGGTGCTTCGTGCATGATCGTGATGTCGGCGCAGCGTGCACAGGACCTGGGCATTCAGCCTCTGGCCGTGATTCGTTCGATGGCAGTGGCAGGTGTGGATCCGGCGATCATGGGCTATGGTCCGGTACCGGCTACTCAGAAAGCACTGAAACGTGCCGGCCTGGGTATCAACGATATCGACTTCTTCGAGCTCAACGAAGCGTTCGCCGCACAGGCTCTGCCAGTGCTGAAAGACCTGAAAGTGCTCGACAAGATGAACGAGAAGGTTAACCTGCACGGCGGCGCGATCGCCCTGGGTCACCCGTTCGGTTGCTCCGGTGCCCGTATTTCCGGCACCTTGCTGAACGTGATGAAGCAGAATGGCGGCACCTTCGGGGTGGCCACCATGTGCATTGGCCTCGGCCAAGGCATCTCCACCGTCTTCGAACGCGTTTAA
- the fadB gene encoding fatty acid oxidation complex subunit alpha FadB, whose amino-acid sequence MIYEGKAITVKALESGIVELKFDLKGESVNKFNRLTLNELRQAVDTIKADASIKGVIVSSGKDVFIVGADITEFVDNFKLPDAELVAGNLEANKIFSDFEDLNVPTVAAINGIALGGGLEMCLAADYRVMSTKAKIGLPEVKLGIYPGFGGTVRLPRLIGADNAIEWIAAGKENRPEDALKVGAVDAVVAPEKLQDAALELIKRAISGEFDYKAKRQPKLEKLKLNAIEQMMAFETAKGFVAGQAGPNYPAPVEAIKTIQKAANFGRDKALEVEAAGFVKLAKTSAAQSLIGLFLNDQELKKKAKAYDEIAKDVKQAAVLGAGIMGGGIAYQSASKGTPILMKDINEHGIEQGLAEAAKLLVGRVDKGRMTAAKMAEVLNGIRPTLSYGDFGHVDLVVEAVVENPKVKQAVLAEVEDKVKEDTILASNTSTISISLLAKALKRPENFVGMHFFNPVHMMPLVEVIRGEKSSELAVATTVAYAKKMGKNPIVVNDCPGFLVNRVLFPYFGGFAKLVSAGVDFVRIDKIMEKFGWPMGPAYLMDVVGIDTGHHGRDVMAEGFPDRMKDDRRSAIDVLYEAKRLGQKNGKGFYAYEADKKGKQKKVADPSVLEVLKPIVYEQREVTDEDIINWMMIPLCLETVRCLEDGIVETAAEADMGLVYGIGFPPFRGGALRYIDSIGVAEFVALADQYADLGALYHPTAKLREMAKTGQRFFG is encoded by the coding sequence ATGATTTACGAAGGTAAAGCCATCACGGTTAAAGCTCTTGAAAGTGGCATCGTCGAATTGAAATTCGACCTCAAGGGTGAGTCCGTCAACAAGTTCAACCGTCTTACCCTGAACGAACTGCGTCAGGCCGTAGACACCATCAAGGCAGATGCTTCGATCAAGGGCGTGATCGTCAGCAGTGGCAAGGACGTGTTCATCGTCGGCGCCGACATCACCGAATTTGTCGACAACTTCAAGCTGCCGGATGCCGAGCTGGTTGCTGGCAATCTCGAAGCCAACAAGATCTTCAGCGATTTCGAAGACCTCAACGTTCCGACCGTCGCCGCGATCAACGGCATCGCCCTGGGTGGCGGTCTGGAAATGTGCCTGGCCGCGGACTACCGCGTCATGTCCACCAAGGCCAAGATCGGTCTGCCGGAAGTCAAACTGGGCATCTACCCGGGCTTCGGCGGTACCGTGCGTCTGCCGCGCCTGATCGGTGCCGACAACGCCATCGAGTGGATTGCCGCCGGCAAGGAAAACCGTCCTGAAGACGCGCTGAAAGTCGGCGCTGTCGATGCCGTGGTTGCTCCTGAAAAACTGCAGGACGCTGCCCTTGAACTGATCAAGCGCGCCATCTCCGGCGAGTTCGACTACAAGGCCAAGCGCCAGCCGAAGCTGGAAAAGCTCAAGCTGAACGCCATTGAACAAATGATGGCTTTCGAAACCGCCAAAGGTTTCGTGGCTGGCCAGGCCGGCCCGAACTACCCGGCACCGGTCGAAGCGATCAAGACCATCCAGAAAGCCGCGAACTTCGGTCGCGACAAGGCGCTGGAAGTCGAAGCCGCAGGTTTCGTGAAACTGGCCAAGACCTCTGCCGCGCAGAGCTTGATCGGTCTGTTCCTGAACGATCAGGAACTGAAGAAAAAGGCCAAGGCCTACGACGAAATCGCCAAAGACGTTAAGCAGGCTGCCGTACTGGGCGCCGGCATCATGGGTGGCGGTATCGCCTATCAGTCGGCCTCCAAAGGTACGCCGATCCTGATGAAGGACATCAACGAGCACGGTATCGAGCAAGGTCTGGCGGAAGCCGCCAAGCTGCTGGTCGGCCGCGTTGATAAAGGCCGCATGACCGCCGCGAAAATGGCTGAAGTGCTCAACGGTATTCGTCCTACGCTGTCCTACGGCGATTTCGGTCACGTTGACCTGGTCGTTGAAGCTGTAGTCGAGAACCCGAAAGTCAAGCAAGCCGTTCTGGCGGAAGTCGAAGACAAGGTCAAAGAGGACACCATCCTCGCGTCCAACACCTCGACCATTTCCATCAGCCTGCTGGCCAAGGCCCTCAAGCGTCCGGAAAACTTCGTCGGCATGCACTTCTTCAACCCGGTGCACATGATGCCGCTGGTGGAAGTGATCCGTGGCGAGAAGTCCAGCGAGCTGGCTGTTGCCACCACCGTTGCCTACGCCAAGAAAATGGGCAAGAACCCGATCGTCGTCAACGACTGCCCGGGCTTCCTGGTCAACCGCGTCCTGTTCCCGTACTTCGGCGGTTTCGCCAAGCTGGTCAGCGCCGGTGTGGACTTCGTCCGTATCGACAAGATCATGGAAAAATTCGGCTGGCCGATGGGCCCGGCATACCTGATGGACGTGGTCGGCATCGACACCGGCCACCACGGTCGTGACGTGATGGCTGAAGGTTTCCCGGATCGCATGAAGGACGACCGTCGTTCGGCCATTGACGTGCTTTACGAAGCCAAGCGTCTGGGTCAGAAGAACGGCAAGGGCTTCTATGCCTACGAGGCCGACAAGAAAGGCAAGCAGAAGAAAGTCGCCGACCCGTCGGTACTGGAAGTGCTCAAGCCGATCGTCTACGAGCAGCGTGAAGTCACTGACGAAGACATCATCAACTGGATGATGATCCCGCTGTGCCTGGAAACCGTGCGTTGCCTGGAAGACGGTATCGTCGAAACCGCTGCCGAAGCCGACATGGGTCTGGTCTACGGTATTGGTTTCCCTCCATTCCGTGGCGGTGCGCTGCGTTACATCGATTCGATCGGTGTTGCCGAGTTCGTTGCCCTGGCCGACCAGTACGCTGATTTGGGCGCGCTCTACCACCCGACCGCGAAGCTGCGTGAAATGGCCAAAACCGGCCAACGGTTCTTCGGTTAA
- a CDS encoding universal stress protein, translated as MPYHHILVAVDLTEECDPVIHRARELSVSNGAKLSLVHIVEPMAMAFGGDVPMDLSQLQQQQFDQAKERLERLKHKYTELEGSNCHLTYGQPRQEIHHFAKDQECDLIVVGSHGRHGLALLLGSTANDVLHGAPCDVLAVHLVKR; from the coding sequence ATGCCCTACCACCATATCCTGGTCGCCGTAGATCTGACCGAAGAGTGCGACCCTGTGATCCACCGCGCCCGAGAGCTGTCGGTGAGCAATGGCGCCAAGCTGTCGCTGGTGCATATCGTCGAACCGATGGCCATGGCCTTCGGGGGTGACGTGCCAATGGATCTGTCACAACTGCAACAACAGCAGTTCGATCAGGCCAAGGAGCGCCTCGAGCGCCTGAAGCACAAATACACCGAACTGGAAGGCTCCAACTGCCACCTGACCTATGGTCAGCCACGCCAGGAAATCCACCATTTCGCCAAGGATCAGGAATGCGACCTGATCGTGGTCGGCAGCCATGGCCGGCACGGCCTGGCGCTGCTATTGGGCTCGACCGCCAACGATGTCCTGCACGGCGCGCCTTGCGATGTGCTGGCGGTGCACCTGGTCAAACGCTGA
- a CDS encoding ATP-binding cassette domain-containing protein gives MTLLKFSDVSLAFGAMPLLDKVSWQIARGERVCIIGRNGTGKSSMMKLVKGDQKPDDGSVWRAPGLKIGELPQELPVADERTVFDVVAEGLDGVGALLAEYHHLSQNIVTDADLDKLMHVQHDLEARDGWRLQTLVDSTLSRLQLPADKTLAELSGGWRRRVLLAQALVSEPDLLLLDEPTNHLDIGAIAWLEEALKDFQGAVLFITHDRSFLQNLATRILELDRGGLIDWNGDYASFLVHKEAALAAEETANALFDKRLAQEEVWIRQGIKARRTRNEGRVRALKALRVERSERRERTGKANIQLDTAEKSGKQVMVLDNVSFAHPGGPFLIRDFSMVLQRGDRIGLLGANGTGKTTLLKLMLSGLQPTSGKVEEGTRIDVAYFDQLRHQLDLEKTVIDNVAEGRDFIDIDGQSRHVLSYLGDFLFSPQRARTPVKALSGGERARLLLAKLFSKPANLLVLDEPTNDLDVETLELLEEVLLTFNGTVLMVSHDRAFLDNVVTSTLVFEGEGKVREYVGGYQDWIRQGGSPRLLGVTESKSGKADLNSAVVTAEPAPVAAPVAAAPAAKKKLSYKLQRELEALPGDIDAKEQQIAAVEAEMAEAGFYQRPPAETAKVIASLEQLQAELDALVERWAELDA, from the coding sequence CAGATCGCCCGTGGTGAGCGGGTGTGCATCATCGGCCGCAACGGCACTGGCAAGTCCAGCATGATGAAACTGGTCAAGGGCGACCAGAAGCCTGATGACGGCTCGGTGTGGCGTGCCCCCGGTCTGAAAATCGGTGAATTGCCGCAGGAATTGCCGGTGGCCGACGAGCGGACAGTGTTCGACGTGGTCGCCGAAGGCCTCGACGGCGTTGGTGCCTTGCTCGCCGAATACCATCACCTGAGCCAGAACATCGTCACCGACGCCGATCTGGACAAGCTGATGCACGTCCAGCACGACCTCGAAGCCCGCGATGGCTGGCGCTTGCAGACCCTGGTCGACAGCACCCTGAGCCGCCTGCAACTGCCGGCCGACAAGACCCTTGCCGAGTTGTCCGGCGGCTGGCGTCGTCGCGTGCTGCTGGCGCAGGCGCTGGTGTCCGAGCCGGATCTGCTGCTGCTCGACGAGCCCACCAACCACCTGGACATCGGTGCAATTGCCTGGCTTGAAGAAGCACTGAAGGATTTCCAGGGCGCCGTGCTGTTCATCACGCACGACCGTTCCTTCCTGCAAAACCTCGCCACCCGCATCCTTGAACTGGATCGCGGCGGCCTGATCGACTGGAACGGCGACTACGCCAGTTTCCTGGTTCACAAAGAAGCCGCACTGGCTGCCGAAGAAACCGCCAACGCGCTGTTCGACAAGCGTCTGGCCCAGGAAGAAGTGTGGATTCGCCAGGGCATCAAGGCCCGTCGTACCCGTAACGAAGGCCGCGTACGTGCGCTGAAAGCCCTGCGCGTCGAACGCAGTGAGCGTCGCGAGCGTACCGGCAAGGCCAACATCCAGCTGGATACCGCAGAGAAGTCCGGCAAGCAGGTGATGGTGCTGGATAACGTGAGCTTCGCGCATCCGGGCGGTCCGTTCCTGATTCGCGATTTCTCCATGGTGCTGCAGCGCGGCGACCGGATCGGTCTGCTCGGCGCCAACGGTACCGGCAAGACCACCCTGCTGAAACTGATGCTCAGCGGTCTGCAACCGACCAGCGGCAAGGTGGAAGAGGGCACCCGGATCGACGTGGCCTACTTCGACCAGTTGCGCCATCAGCTGGATCTGGAAAAGACCGTGATCGATAACGTCGCCGAAGGTCGCGACTTCATCGATATCGACGGCCAGAGCCGTCACGTGCTCAGCTACCTCGGCGACTTCCTGTTCAGCCCGCAGCGCGCCCGTACGCCGGTGAAGGCGTTGTCCGGTGGTGAGCGTGCACGTCTGCTGCTTGCCAAACTGTTCAGCAAGCCAGCGAACCTGCTGGTGCTCGACGAACCGACCAACGATCTGGACGTGGAAACCCTCGAACTGCTCGAAGAAGTGCTGTTGACCTTCAACGGCACTGTGCTGATGGTCAGTCACGACCGGGCATTCCTCGACAACGTGGTGACCAGCACCCTGGTCTTCGAAGGTGAAGGCAAGGTTCGCGAATACGTCGGTGGCTATCAGGACTGGATCCGTCAGGGTGGTTCGCCGCGCCTGTTGGGCGTGACCGAAAGCAAATCCGGCAAGGCTGACCTGAATTCGGCGGTGGTCACCGCCGAGCCGGCTCCGGTCGCCGCGCCTGTTGCTGCGGCCCCGGCTGCGAAGAAGAAGCTGAGCTACAAGCTTCAGCGCGAGCTGGAAGCGTTGCCGGGCGACATCGACGCCAAGGAGCAGCAGATCGCTGCTGTCGAGGCTGAAATGGCTGAAGCCGGTTTCTACCAGCGTCCGCCGGCCGAAACGGCCAAAGTCATTGCTTCGCTGGAGCAGTTGCAGGCTGAGCTGGATGCGTTGGTGGAGCGTTGGGCCGAGCTGGACGCCTGA